From Pirellulales bacterium:
CCTCCATGAGCACGAAGCCGCGTTTACGACGGATCTCAAACAATCGAATGCCCGATATCTTGTCCTCTTCGCACAGGCGAATCGAGGTCGCCAGCAGATCGGCCGCCTCGTCGAACTTGCCTTGCGAGTCCACATGATCGGCCAGGTTGGCATAGGGCATCCAATTGCCGGGATTCTTGGCAATGATATCGCCGAGCAGTGTGGGAATGTCCTGGTAAATGAACGTCTGCCGATAAGAGAGCACCCCCAAAATGAACAATAGCGCCGCTCCGGCGAGATAAACCATCGAGCGATTGCCGGCCGGAATCTTGATGATCGCCCCCACAGCCCCGGCCGCGGCCAAGGCGAATAGAGCCGTGCACGAGTGATACTGAAAATGGTCTGCCACCTGGGCATAGCGCATGTAGTAGATATTGAAGAAGCCGAGCGATGGGAACAGGACGCCGGCAAAAATCAGCACGGCCGCCAAGGGACCGCGGCCGATGCGCCCGCGCGCCAGCCAGAGAACAATAGGCAGCGCCAGCGCCGCCGCAGGAAACAGGTATTGCCACCAGACCTGCGGGTCGATCTTCCAGCGTGGATAAAGAAACACGAGCGGGTGCGGCCACAGCAGCTTGCTGGGATAAAACCACAAGGCTCGGCCGGCCAGCAGGAAGCGATTCAAAAACGGCTGCGACCAATCATCCCCTTGCGCGCCGACGTGGTGGGTTTCCATCCAAATCGTAATCAGACTCAAGGCCAGGCCGATGGCAAAGAATGGCAATAGCGCCACGATTTCCCGCCCCTCCAGACGCCCTCGTTTCCACCAGTAGATCACCAAAAGCACGGCCGGCAATGAGACCACCATGGTCTTCGCGAATAGCGCAAGGGCAAACAGCAGGAACGCCAACGCGTACCAGAGCGCGCGACGCTTTTTCGAGTCCGGCGCGCGATCGATTTCGACCGCCACCGGTGAATAGCGCAGATAACACAACATCGAGGCCAGCGCCAGCGAGAGACTCAGGACGTTTTTGCGCTCGGTCACCCAGGCCACGGATTCGACGCACACGGGGTGAACGGCGAACAGCGCCGCGGCCAGCCACGCGCCAGGCACCTGCAGGCGCACCAGCAGCCGCCACAGGAGCAAAACCGCCGTGGCATGCAGCAGGATATTGTCCAGGTGGTAGCCAAACGGCCGCAGTTCCCACAGGTGATACTCGACCCAATAGGTCGTATACATGAGCGGGTAATACTGCTGGATCGACTCTGGCACGAGCCACATGTCCCACAATCCGGCGGCGCTACGAAGCGTTTCATTCGTGGTGATGTTCTCGCCGTCGTCCCAGATCAATTCGGCACGCAGTGTGGGCAAATACACGACGAATGCCATCGCGACCAGGGCGGCGGCAAGCCAGATGACCGTTGGACCGAAAGGTGCCTTGGCCGCGCGCGAAGCGGCCCCGCCGCGATCCCGTCGCGAGGCATTCGAGCGTTTGGCAGGGGGCGAAGCAGGCATGATCACGCCAGCGCGGTTTACGATCGATGTCTGATTCTCGACAGTAGCACGCGCATTGCGGTCCGTGAAGAACAAAGCCCGTCGGGCCGCGACCAGCGCGCAGAAAAAGGCCCGATCCGTTGTCCGGATCGGGCCTTCCAAGGAGCAAATCACGATTGGTTGTCGAACGGTTTCCTTAGGCAGCCTTCTTGCGGCGATAGACCATGCCGATGAAGCCCACCAAGGCCAGGCTTCCCAGAGCCACCGAGCTGGGCTCGGGGATCAGGGCGCTGGGCACCTGACCGCTCAGGTTAAACGCCAGGTTGCTCAGCATCAGATTGGCGGTCAACGTCGTGTTTTGAATATTGATCGACGTGACACCGCTCGAACTGCTACCGACGCTGAAACTCTCGCTCGTCGCCAGCGGAGCAACAAACTGGAAGGGAATCGGCGGCAGAGCGGACAGGTTCGACTGCAGATCCACAAGCATGTTGTTCAGGTGCGTCGAGTCGGGGAAGGCGCCGAAGGGGACGCCCGTATCCGACGTTTGCAGGTCGGCAATCGGCAAGCTGCCAGAGAACGTGACCTGGGTGTTGGTCGGCAACGTGAACAGAGTACCGACATTCAGGTTGATGCCAAGCACGTTCAACGACCCGGTAACGCTACCGTTGAGTAAGATCGAGAACGTTCCAGGAACCAGCGCGTTACCCGGGTTACCGCCCGAGACCGTGGCGGGGCCCGACGAAGTGAAGGTAACACCGCTGATCGAACCCGAGAACGTCGGCGTCAGCGTGAAGGTACCAACGCTCGTTCCCATCGAGATGCCCGAGGCATTGATGCCGAAGGGCGTCACGGTGCCATCGCTGAGGTTCGCGTTGAGCGAATTCAAGATCTGCGGCGTCCCTGGCGTGACGTTGTCATACGTCAGGCTGGCCGTGCCGCTGGCGTTGCTCGTCGACAACGAGACGGTGCTCGGACTGAGCGACAGAGTGGAGGTCTGATTCTGAGCCGAGAAGCCGATGTTCGTGTTTACGAACACAATGTGCTGCTTGTAATTGCCGGAAATGGCATTCGAGCCAAGCGCAAGGGTCGAGCCCGACCCCAAGCTGAGACTGGCTGTGACGTTTCCGAGATTGCCGGCACCATTCGGTGGCCCGAGCAATACAGTGCTGGTTACAGTGGCGGCCCGAAGGGCGCC
This genomic window contains:
- a CDS encoding tetratricopeptide repeat protein, whose protein sequence is MPASPPAKRSNASRRDRGGAASRAAKAPFGPTVIWLAAALVAMAFVVYLPTLRAELIWDDGENITTNETLRSAAGLWDMWLVPESIQQYYPLMYTTYWVEYHLWELRPFGYHLDNILLHATAVLLLWRLLVRLQVPGAWLAAALFAVHPVCVESVAWVTERKNVLSLSLALASMLCYLRYSPVAVEIDRAPDSKKRRALWYALAFLLFALALFAKTMVVSLPAVLLVIYWWKRGRLEGREIVALLPFFAIGLALSLITIWMETHHVGAQGDDWSQPFLNRFLLAGRALWFYPSKLLWPHPLVFLYPRWKIDPQVWWQYLFPAAALALPIVLWLARGRIGRGPLAAVLIFAGVLFPSLGFFNIYYMRYAQVADHFQYHSCTALFALAAAGAVGAIIKIPAGNRSMVYLAGAALLFILGVLSYRQTFIYQDIPTLLGDIIAKNPGNWMPYANLADHVDSQGKFDEAADLLATSIRLCEEDKISGIRLFEIRRKRGFVLMEAGRFDEADRQFGAALEMRPYDGRALFGQGMALASQNRFAEAQTKFEKAVGVDHNYAEGYYGLALVQARMGAREQALENFQKSLRLDGNRPEVHFELANFLGTSGNLPAAVQEYEATLRLQPNHADALRNIGIVLVELNQPAEATTYLRRALAFHPEDALAQAALDKLRAKTPGP